A region of Elusimicrobiota bacterium DNA encodes the following proteins:
- the leuC gene encoding 3-isopropylmalate dehydratase large subunit: protein MMGKTLLDKVWDLHRVRELPNGQTQLFIGLHLIHEVTSPQAFQMLREKGLPVAFPDRTFATADHIIPTENQARPFADGLAEEMMAALETNCRQFGIKYFDFKSGEQGIVHVVGPEQGLTQPGLTVVCGDSHTSTHGAFGAIAFGVGTTQIRDILATQTLALSRPKVRRIRVSGNLAKGVYAKDVILAVIRQLGVKGGIGYAYEFAGDAVARMTMEERLTVCNMAIEGGARVGYINPDSTTVGFLRGRPHVPAGPAFDKASAWWLSMASDADASFSDEVALDGGALEPQIAWGINPGQTVGVSENLPQPGALLGGERASLEEAYRFTSFEPGKPVRDIAINVAFIGSCTNGRMSDLREAAKIARGRQVAKGVRALVVPGSQKVQRQAESEGLHELFRAAGFEWRNAGCSMCLAMNPDKLKGREVSASSSNRNFIGRQGSATGRTLLMSPAMVAAAAIRGRVADVREML, encoded by the coding sequence GTGATGGGAAAAACACTGCTCGACAAAGTTTGGGACCTGCACCGGGTCCGGGAACTGCCCAACGGGCAAACCCAGTTGTTCATCGGTCTTCACCTCATCCACGAGGTCACGAGCCCGCAAGCCTTTCAGATGCTCCGGGAGAAGGGCCTTCCCGTCGCTTTTCCGGATCGCACCTTCGCCACGGCGGATCACATTATCCCGACGGAAAATCAAGCTCGCCCCTTCGCGGACGGGTTGGCGGAAGAAATGATGGCGGCGCTGGAAACCAACTGCCGGCAATTCGGAATCAAGTATTTTGACTTCAAATCGGGCGAGCAGGGCATCGTCCACGTCGTCGGGCCGGAGCAGGGGCTCACCCAGCCCGGCCTGACCGTCGTCTGCGGCGACAGCCACACCTCGACCCACGGCGCTTTCGGCGCCATCGCCTTCGGCGTGGGCACGACCCAGATCCGGGACATTTTGGCCACCCAGACCTTGGCGCTTTCGCGGCCCAAGGTGCGGCGCATTCGCGTTTCGGGGAATCTGGCGAAAGGCGTCTATGCCAAGGACGTGATTTTGGCCGTGATCCGTCAGTTGGGAGTGAAGGGCGGGATCGGTTACGCCTACGAGTTCGCCGGGGACGCCGTCGCCCGCATGACCATGGAAGAACGGCTCACCGTCTGCAACATGGCCATCGAGGGCGGCGCCCGGGTGGGTTACATCAATCCGGATTCTACCACCGTGGGATTTCTGCGGGGCCGGCCGCACGTTCCCGCGGGACCCGCTTTTGACAAGGCCTCGGCCTGGTGGCTTTCCATGGCTTCCGACGCCGACGCCTCTTTCTCGGACGAAGTGGCCCTGGACGGGGGCGCTCTGGAGCCCCAGATCGCTTGGGGCATCAACCCGGGCCAGACCGTGGGGGTTTCCGAAAATCTGCCTCAACCCGGGGCGTTGCTCGGGGGAGAGCGGGCGAGTTTGGAAGAGGCTTATCGCTTCACCTCCTTTGAGCCTGGAAAACCGGTGCGGGACATCGCCATCAACGTGGCGTTCATCGGATCCTGCACCAACGGGCGCATGTCGGACCTTCGGGAAGCGGCCAAAATCGCCCGGGGGCGCCAGGTGGCCAAAGGGGTACGCGCCTTGGTCGTGCCGGGGTCCCAGAAGGTTCAACGCCAGGCGGAGTCGGAAGGCCTGCATGAGCTTTTTCGAGCCGCCGGGTTTGAATGGAGGAACGCGGGTTGTTCCATGTGCTTGGCCATGAACCCGGACAAGCTGAAGGGGCGCGAGGTCAGCGCTTCCAGTTCCAACCGCAATTTCATCGGTCGACAGGGAAGCGCCACGGGGCGGACCCTGCTCATGAGTCCGGCCATGGTGGCCGCCGCGGCTATCCGCGGCCGCGTGGCCGATGTTCGGGAGATGCTATGA
- a CDS encoding 3-isopropylmalate dehydratase small subunit, translated as MSLDSVIQQVKGRAVAVPGDDIDTDRIMPARYLRCVTFENIGANTFQDERFDPSGKPKVHPFNDSKHQGASVLVVNKNFGCGSSREHAPQGILRWGIRAIVGESFAEIFAGNCTAIGLPVFTAAEADVRALMAYATEHPEGTVEVNLKGKEALFGGKRIPLEMRESARALFMEGTWDSSATLFSAMAAVQETARKLPYLHWGSLS; from the coding sequence ATGAGCCTCGATTCCGTGATCCAACAAGTGAAAGGCCGGGCCGTCGCCGTACCGGGGGACGACATCGACACCGATCGCATCATGCCGGCGCGTTATTTGCGTTGCGTGACCTTTGAGAACATCGGGGCGAACACCTTTCAGGACGAACGCTTCGATCCGAGCGGAAAACCCAAAGTTCATCCGTTCAACGATTCGAAACACCAGGGCGCCTCCGTCCTGGTGGTGAACAAAAATTTTGGTTGCGGGTCTTCCCGCGAGCACGCCCCCCAGGGGATCTTGCGTTGGGGGATCCGGGCCATCGTGGGCGAATCCTTTGCGGAGATTTTTGCCGGCAACTGCACCGCCATCGGGCTCCCCGTTTTCACGGCGGCGGAGGCGGACGTTCGCGCCCTGATGGCCTACGCGACGGAGCATCCCGAAGGGACGGTGGAGGTGAATCTGAAAGGGAAGGAAGCCCTGTTTGGCGGAAAGCGGATCCCGCTGGAAATGCGGGAGTCGGCCAGGGCGCTCTTCATGGAGGGGACCTGGGATTCCAGCGCCACCCTGTTTTCGGCCATGGCCGCCGTGCAAGAGACGGCGCGGAAACTTCCCTACCTCCACTGGGGTTCTCTTTCATAA
- a CDS encoding PilZ domain-containing protein, with the protein MPRSDCRAATDFVVEVYQEDGKTLRGISRLLDLSVSGACVESTSEWNEGEDVVIRVLLDQRNLLVLPARVIWKRLFSKTSQFGLVFREYPAEIHQVIQTFVADFEARLHRMAPKVFYNE; encoded by the coding sequence GTGCCCCGCTCCGATTGCCGAGCGGCGACGGATTTCGTGGTGGAAGTTTACCAGGAAGATGGAAAAACCCTGCGGGGCATTTCAAGGCTGTTGGATTTGTCCGTCAGCGGGGCGTGCGTGGAATCCACCAGCGAGTGGAACGAGGGGGAGGACGTCGTGATTCGCGTACTCTTGGATCAACGGAACCTTTTGGTTCTTCCCGCCCGCGTGATTTGGAAACGTTTGTTCTCAAAGACCTCCCAATTCGGGTTGGTTTTTCGGGAATATCCGGCGGAAATTCACCAGGTGATTCAGACGTTCGTAGCGGATTTTGAGGCGCGGCTTCACCGCATGGCGCCGAAAGTTTTTTACAACGAGTAA